The Stigmatella erecta nucleotide sequence ACGGTGCTCATCACGGGTTGCTCCTCCGGCTACGGACTGGAGATCGCGCGCCACTTTCACGCGCAGGGCTGGAACGTGGCCGCTACCATGCGAACCCCACGCGAGGATGTCCTCCCTCGTTCGGACCGGCTGCACGTGGTGCCGCTCGACGTGACGAAGCCCGGGAGCATCGCGGAGGCGCTGGAGGCGAGCGGACCCATCGACGTGCTCGTCAACAACGCGGGCCTCGGGCTCATGGGGGCCTTCGAGGCCACGCCGATGGCCACGGTGCGCGAGGTGTTCGAGACCAACGTCTTCGGGGTGATGGCGATGACGCAGGCAGTGCTGCCCCAGTTTCGTGCACGCAAGTCGGGCGTGGTCGTGAACGTGACGTCCAGCGCGACGCTGGCGCCGATGCCGCTGGTGGCCGTGTACACCGCGAGCAAGATGGCCATCGAAGGGTTCACGGCGTCGCTCGCGTTCGAGCTCGAAGCCTTCAACCTGCGCGTGAAGCTCGTCGAGCCGGGCTATTGCCCGAGCACCCGCTTCACGAGCAACGGAGGGGCTCGCATGGAAGGGCTGTTTCCCGAAGCGTATGCGCCGTTCGCACAGCGCATCTTCGCTTCATTCGGGCAGCCGGCCGCGGTGACGCGTGAGTCCGACGTGGCCGAAGTGGTGTGGCATGCCGCGAACGATACGTCGGAGAAGCTCCGTTTCCCTGCGGGTCCTGACGCGGTTGCGCTGGCCCGGCTGGCGTGAGCAAGCGCAAGCCTCGTCAGCGCGTATTTCCACAGGGTAGGCTTGCCCGACTGGTTGGCTCTTCCGCACTTCGTGTGGATCTCGGCCAAATTTGGCCGTCTCCACGAGGGAACTCGCCTGCTCACCATCGCTGAAGCACATAAAGTGCGGGAGAGCCACAAAACCGGGGCAGGCTCACAGTGGCACTCGCTGGCTTGGCTGGAGGCAACCCCGTAGAGCTTGGCCGAGCGCGCCTACGCCGACTCCCTGCGCCGCTACAGCACGAGTCAGCCGCTGGAGCGGGCCGAAGGCTCGCTCCGCGGAGCTGCTCAAGCCGTATGAGTTAACGCGCTCAAACCTCCACAACTGAGTTTGAACGCTCTGGATGTAATCCCACTGATGGATGTTCGCACCATTGCCTGTCGAGTTGAATTCAACGTCGACAACTTTTTGGGTCATGAGGCTCGAGATACGGAAGAGTGACCCGGCCACATTAGGCTCACAATAGAGTATCCAGGACTGCTTGGGCACCATACTGGTGTAATTCTGCCAGATTTTCGCGCCCCTGGAGCCATCGTATGGCTCCATGGAGTGACGGCTGTTCAAATTGACAATTCGATACCCACCATAGTCGTCGGTAAGCAAATACCAGTGCTGGCTCGGCAGGCCCAAATACTCCCATTGATGGAGTCTGTAGGTTGCTACCGTGGAGTTGAAGGCCACGTCCAGAACCTTCCCACTGTGTGCGTTGACGATCTTGTACAGCTGTGGGGTTGATGCGTTCGATGTCGCAGGGAACTGACACTGCGCATGCGCATCCGAGGCAAATCCAAAGATGGCTCCGAAGAGCACCGGGGCGCACACTGCCATCCACTTCAATAGCTTCGACTTCTTCATGGTGAGGTTCCTTTACGCCGAGACACGAGAGACCCCCTGTGAGGGGCGCGTACGGGTTGAGCCGGCGCGGAGGGAAATGCTGCAGAAAATCTGCGAATTACCCTCAACCTCTTGATATTGCTGGGCTTCTGGGAATCCGGGCCTTCCCGCAGCCGGGGATAGTGGTCCCAGCTGGCCTCGGGAAGCACCTGCACGGGCACGCCCACCCCGAAGCCGAGACTCGGGAGGATGAAGAGCTGCGGCGTCGCATATTGGGTGAGCGGCGTGAGGACGAGCTGCTCGCGAAAGTCCGTCTCCACCGAGAGCGAGTGCAGGAAGGACTCGGGCGCGGCGAGCTGGTAGCCGAGCCGTGCCATGAAGCGGGAAGCCTCCCCGAGCCGGGCACCCCCGCCCAGCTGTACGCCGTCCACCTTGAACTGGTGGTGAAACTGCGGTGCTTCCTTCTCTGCTTCGTCTCTGCGGACATCCTTGGACCCCTTCATCACATCTCGGGTGTCCACGGAGATGGGTCAGACTCATTCCCCCTCTCGCTTCCTCTTCAGCTGCTTGGGGGAGCGCCGCGAATGAAAGCGTGGATGCGCCAGACCGAGGCTGCGCTCGCGTCGAGCTCCCCGCTCAGCTCGCTCCCTCGACCTCCACGAGGTTGTCGTAGAACGTCGCCCCGCCGCCCATGTCGGTCACCGCCTGCGAAGTCGTGTGGTTCACGTTCCGCCCATCAGGTGTGAGCGCGCTCAACCAGAGCGACGGAGCGACGACCACCCCCGGTCGCGCCCTCTCCGTCACGACGGCATCGGCCAAGAACGCGCCGCGATCGTTCCGGATACGTACCCGCTGGCCGTTGATGATCGAGCGCGCCGCCGCGTCGATGGGGTGGATCTCCAGGTGCGGGCCCTTCTCGAAGCGCGCCAGCACATTGCTAAACGTGCTGTTCAAGAAGTAATGACCGGGCGGTGAGATCAGCGCCAGCGGATAGCGTGCAAAGAGCTCAGGGCTCGACGCGCTGCTCTCCCGGGGGGGAGTCCATGCCGGCAGCGGGTCATGGCCGTCGCGGGCCATCTTCGCGGAGAAGAACTCGCACTTGCCGGAGGGCGTCGAGAAGCCTCCTTCGGCGTACGGCGCGAACGGCGTCGGAACATTCAGGCGCACCGCTCCCTCGGCTTGAACGCGTTCAAGAGTGATCCCCGCGAGCCATGGGTGCTCGCTCTGCAGCGCCTGCCGCGCCATGGACTCGTCACTGTCCTGGAAGCACGGGTCGCTGAAGCCCATGTGCGCGGCGAGTCTCCGGAAGAGGTCCGTATTCGGGACGGCCTCGCCGAGCGGCGCGATTGCCGCCGTGTTCCACATGGCATACAGGTGCCCGTAACCGATGTGCATATCCACGTGCTCGAGCTGCGTGGTCGCCGGGAGGAGGAGATCCGCGAAGTTGGCCGTGTCCGTGTGGAACTGCTCGTGAACGACCGTGAAGAGATCCTCGCGCCGGAGCCCGGCCTTGACGCGCTCCAGGTCGGGAGCCACGCTGGCTGGATTCGAATTGTAGACAAAGAGGGCCTTGACGGGTGGGTCGGTGACCTCCGTGAGGATCCGCCCGAGCTCGACCATGTTGAGAGTGCGGGTGCCGGGCGGGATCAGCTCAAAACGCTGCAACGCGGCATGATTGACCGGGAAGGTTTCGTAGGTCCATAGCTGGACACCGCCAGAGGCGGAGCGCCATGCGCCGGTCACCGCTGGCAAGCACGAGATGGCACGCACCGCCATCCCTCCGCCGGCGTGGCGCTGCATCCCGAAATTCAGGCGGATGGCTGCAGGCTTGCACGTCGCGTATTCAACCGCGAGGGCCTCGACCGACGCCGCTGGGATCCCGCAGATGGCCGCCACCCGCTCAGGCGGGTACTCGGCGGCGCGCGCTTCCAGCTCGGTCCGGCCCACGCAGTATCGGTCCATATAATCCTCGTCGCCCAGGCCGTGACGGAAGATGACGTGCATCATCCCGAGCGCCAGCGCCGCGTCAGTCCCCGGCAGCAGCGCGATATGCTCATCGCACTGCTCCGTGGTCCGCGTCCTCCGTGGATCGATCGCTATCACCCTCGCCCCTCTCTTGCGCGCCGCAGTGACGAACGGCCAGAGGTGGGGGTTCGAGGTCAGCGTGTTGGTGCCCCACAGGAGGATCGTGCGCGCTCCCTCGAAGCACTCTGTATCCA carries:
- a CDS encoding SDR family oxidoreductase, whose amino-acid sequence is MKTVLITGCSSGYGLEIARHFHAQGWNVAATMRTPREDVLPRSDRLHVVPLDVTKPGSIAEALEASGPIDVLVNNAGLGLMGAFEATPMATVREVFETNVFGVMAMTQAVLPQFRARKSGVVVNVTSSATLAPMPLVAVYTASKMAIEGFTASLAFELEAFNLRVKLVEPGYCPSTRFTSNGGARMEGLFPEAYAPFAQRIFASFGQPAAVTRESDVAEVVWHAANDTSEKLRFPAGPDAVALARLA
- a CDS encoding RICIN domain-containing protein yields the protein MKKSKLLKWMAVCAPVLFGAIFGFASDAHAQCQFPATSNASTPQLYKIVNAHSGKVLDVAFNSTVATYRLHQWEYLGLPSQHWYLLTDDYGGYRIVNLNSRHSMEPYDGSRGAKIWQNYTSMVPKQSWILYCEPNVAGSLFRISSLMTQKVVDVEFNSTGNGANIHQWDYIQSVQTQLWRFERVNSYGLSSSAERAFGPLQRLTRAVAAQGVGVGALGQALRGCLQPSQRVPL
- a CDS encoding molybdopterin oxidoreductase family protein → MKSAASGPRLRRSAKEGLRCRLARTAACERTPIAWAATAATFPRQAEPHLQPASHFSDAHVRRACRRRRGCRESAARRCGTLFRMSATITEDPGATVVRSVCPHNCPDTCSMLTTVKAGRAVEVRGNPDHPTTRGFLCAKVSRYLERTYHAGRVLHPMRRVGAKGEGLFEPISWKEALDEIARRFKEIIAEWGAQAILPYSFSGTLGLLHGSSMDRRFFHKLGASLLDRTICGSAGMAGMAYSLGSSMGMDTECFEGARTILLWGTNTLTSNPHLWPFVTAARKRGARVIAIDPRRTRTTEQCDEHIALLPGTDAALALGMMHVIFRHGLGDEDYMDRYCVGRTELEARAAEYPPERVAAICGIPAASVEALAVEYATCKPAAIRLNFGMQRHAGGGMAVRAISCLPAVTGAWRSASGGVQLWTYETFPVNHAALQRFELIPPGTRTLNMVELGRILTEVTDPPVKALFVYNSNPASVAPDLERVKAGLRREDLFTVVHEQFHTDTANFADLLLPATTQLEHVDMHIGYGHLYAMWNTAAIAPLGEAVPNTDLFRRLAAHMGFSDPCFQDSDESMARQALQSEHPWLAGITLERVQAEGAVRLNVPTPFAPYAEGGFSTPSGKCEFFSAKMARDGHDPLPAWTPPRESSASSPELFARYPLALISPPGHYFLNSTFSNVLARFEKGPHLEIHPIDAAARSIINGQRVRIRNDRGAFLADAVVTERARPGVVVAPSLWLSALTPDGRNVNHTTSQAVTDMGGGATFYDNLVEVEGAS